The following proteins are encoded in a genomic region of Jaculus jaculus isolate mJacJac1 chromosome 13, mJacJac1.mat.Y.cur, whole genome shotgun sequence:
- the Gal3st1 gene encoding galactosylceramide sulfotransferase isoform X1, with product MCPSQRIPLGSQAPSHPVQEAVINFRRCPTEMRLLLRKRWESMAKGLVLGTLLTSCLLLLYSYVVPPLHAGLASTTSEASAPCSPDPHRDKPEATAATPAANGSRTGAGGCHPRRDIVFMKTHKTASSTLLNILFRFGQKHGLKFAFPNGRNDFHYPSFFARSLVQDYRPGACFNIICNHMRFHYDEVRGLVPPGAVFITVIRDPARLFESSFHYFGAVVPLTWKLSGGDKLAEFLRDPDRYYDPSGYNAHYLRNLLFFDLGYDSGLDPGSPRVREHILEVERRFQLVLLQEYFDESLVLLRHLLCWELEDVLYFKLNARRDSPEPRLSGELYRRATAWNRLDALLYRHFNASFWRKVDAFGRQRMEREVADLRRANERMRRICIDGGQAVDAASIQDSALQPWQPLGVKSILGYNLKKSISRQHEQLCRRMLTPEIQYLTDLGANLWVTNLLKLLRDFLRW from the exons TAGGTGCCCGACCGAGATGCGGCTGCTGCTGAGGAAGCGCTGGGAGTCCATGGCCAAGGGGCTAGTGCTGGGGACTCTTCTCACCAGCTGCCTGCTGCTGCTGTACTCCTACGTGGTCCCCCCACTCCACGCAGGCCTGGCTTCCAC GACCTCGGAGGCCTCAGCGCCCTGTTCCCCGGACCCCCACCGTGACAAGCCCGAGGCCACCGCCGCCACTCCCGCCGCCAACGGTTCGAGGACGGGGGCCGGAGGTTGTCATCCTCGTCGCGACATCGTGTTCATGAAGACGCACAAGACGGCCAGCAGCACGCTGCTCAACATCCTCTTCCGCTTCGGCCAGAAGCACGGGCTCAAGTTCGCCTTCCCGAACGGGCGCAACGACTTCCACTACCCGTCGTTCTTCGCTCGCAGCCTGGTGCAGGATTACCGGCCGGGCGCTTGTTTCAACATCATCTGCAACCACATGCGCTTCCACTACGACGAGGTGCGCGGGCTGGTGCCCCCGGGCGCCGTCTTCATCACGGTCATCCGGGACCCGGCCCGGCTCTTCGAGTCATCCTTCCATTACTTCGGGGCCGTGGTCCCGCTCACGTGGAAGCTGTCCGGGGGCGACAAGCTGGCGGAGTTCCTGAGGGATCCGGATCGTTACTACGACCCGAGCGGCTACAACGCGCACTACCTCCGCAACCTGCTCTTCTTCGACCTGGGCTACGACAGCGGCCTGGACCCGGGCAGCCCGCGCGTGCGCGAGCACATCCTGGAGGTGGAGCGCCGCTTCCAGCTCGTGCTGCTGCAGGAGTACTTCGACGAGTCGCTCGTGCTGCTGCGCCACCTGCTCTGCTGGGAGCTGGAGGACGTGCTCTACTTCAAGCTCAACGCGCGCCGCGACTCGCCCGAGCCCCGGCTCAGCGGGGAGCTGTACCGGCGCGCCACCGCCTGGAACCGGCTGGACGCCCTCCTCTACCGCCACTTCAACGCCAGCTTCTGGCGCAAGGTGGACGCCTTCGGGCGGCAGCGCATGGAGCGCGAGGTGGCCGACCTGCGCCGAGCCAACGAGCGCATGCGGCGCATCTGCATCGACGGCGGGCAGGCGGTGGACGCCGCCTCCATCCAGGACTCGGCCCTGCAGCCCTGGCAGCCGCTGGGGGTCAagtccatcctgggctacaacCTCAAGAAGAGCATCTCGCGGCAGCACGAGCAGCTGTGCAGGCGCATGCTCACGCCCGAGATCCAGTACCTGACCGACCTCGGTGCCAACCTCTGGGTCACCAACCTCCTTAAGCTCCTGAGGGACTTTCTGCGGTGGTGA
- the Gal3st1 gene encoding galactosylceramide sulfotransferase isoform X2: MRLLLRKRWESMAKGLVLGTLLTSCLLLLYSYVVPPLHAGLASTTSEASAPCSPDPHRDKPEATAATPAANGSRTGAGGCHPRRDIVFMKTHKTASSTLLNILFRFGQKHGLKFAFPNGRNDFHYPSFFARSLVQDYRPGACFNIICNHMRFHYDEVRGLVPPGAVFITVIRDPARLFESSFHYFGAVVPLTWKLSGGDKLAEFLRDPDRYYDPSGYNAHYLRNLLFFDLGYDSGLDPGSPRVREHILEVERRFQLVLLQEYFDESLVLLRHLLCWELEDVLYFKLNARRDSPEPRLSGELYRRATAWNRLDALLYRHFNASFWRKVDAFGRQRMEREVADLRRANERMRRICIDGGQAVDAASIQDSALQPWQPLGVKSILGYNLKKSISRQHEQLCRRMLTPEIQYLTDLGANLWVTNLLKLLRDFLRW; this comes from the exons ATGCGGCTGCTGCTGAGGAAGCGCTGGGAGTCCATGGCCAAGGGGCTAGTGCTGGGGACTCTTCTCACCAGCTGCCTGCTGCTGCTGTACTCCTACGTGGTCCCCCCACTCCACGCAGGCCTGGCTTCCAC GACCTCGGAGGCCTCAGCGCCCTGTTCCCCGGACCCCCACCGTGACAAGCCCGAGGCCACCGCCGCCACTCCCGCCGCCAACGGTTCGAGGACGGGGGCCGGAGGTTGTCATCCTCGTCGCGACATCGTGTTCATGAAGACGCACAAGACGGCCAGCAGCACGCTGCTCAACATCCTCTTCCGCTTCGGCCAGAAGCACGGGCTCAAGTTCGCCTTCCCGAACGGGCGCAACGACTTCCACTACCCGTCGTTCTTCGCTCGCAGCCTGGTGCAGGATTACCGGCCGGGCGCTTGTTTCAACATCATCTGCAACCACATGCGCTTCCACTACGACGAGGTGCGCGGGCTGGTGCCCCCGGGCGCCGTCTTCATCACGGTCATCCGGGACCCGGCCCGGCTCTTCGAGTCATCCTTCCATTACTTCGGGGCCGTGGTCCCGCTCACGTGGAAGCTGTCCGGGGGCGACAAGCTGGCGGAGTTCCTGAGGGATCCGGATCGTTACTACGACCCGAGCGGCTACAACGCGCACTACCTCCGCAACCTGCTCTTCTTCGACCTGGGCTACGACAGCGGCCTGGACCCGGGCAGCCCGCGCGTGCGCGAGCACATCCTGGAGGTGGAGCGCCGCTTCCAGCTCGTGCTGCTGCAGGAGTACTTCGACGAGTCGCTCGTGCTGCTGCGCCACCTGCTCTGCTGGGAGCTGGAGGACGTGCTCTACTTCAAGCTCAACGCGCGCCGCGACTCGCCCGAGCCCCGGCTCAGCGGGGAGCTGTACCGGCGCGCCACCGCCTGGAACCGGCTGGACGCCCTCCTCTACCGCCACTTCAACGCCAGCTTCTGGCGCAAGGTGGACGCCTTCGGGCGGCAGCGCATGGAGCGCGAGGTGGCCGACCTGCGCCGAGCCAACGAGCGCATGCGGCGCATCTGCATCGACGGCGGGCAGGCGGTGGACGCCGCCTCCATCCAGGACTCGGCCCTGCAGCCCTGGCAGCCGCTGGGGGTCAagtccatcctgggctacaacCTCAAGAAGAGCATCTCGCGGCAGCACGAGCAGCTGTGCAGGCGCATGCTCACGCCCGAGATCCAGTACCTGACCGACCTCGGTGCCAACCTCTGGGTCACCAACCTCCTTAAGCTCCTGAGGGACTTTCTGCGGTGGTGA